The Claveliimonas bilis genome window below encodes:
- a CDS encoding type II toxin-antitoxin system PemK/MazF family toxin: MQVKRGDIYYADLSPVVGSEQGGVRPVLIIQNNIGNRHSPTVICAAITSRMNKAKLPTHVEIDAGKYQIVKNSVILLEQIRTIDKRRLKDMVCHLDKELMNKVDEALKISFELHT; this comes from the coding sequence GTGCAGGTAAAGCGAGGAGACATTTATTATGCAGATCTAAGTCCGGTGGTGGGATCAGAGCAGGGAGGAGTCCGGCCAGTACTGATCATACAGAATAATATTGGAAATAGACACAGTCCTACTGTGATATGTGCGGCCATTACTTCCCGCATGAATAAGGCAAAACTGCCTACGCATGTGGAAATTGATGCAGGTAAATATCAGATTGTCAAAAATTCAGTGATCTTACTGGAACAAATCAGGACGATTGATAAAAGAAGGCTGAAAGATATGGTATGCCATCTGGACAAAGAACTAATGAATAAAGTTGATGAAGCGCTGAAGATCAGTTTTGAGCTTCATACATAA
- a CDS encoding hemolysin family protein yields MEEGSLFQRMKQIFQGDDEEKEALGQEAAELIRNIFRYMDKDARDIMTHRRDIVAIDGEETLEEALKFMLEESHSRFPIYQEDIDGIIGTMHLREAMRCYFNEEQRQKSVKELKDYIRPVTFIPETKSIDTLFKEMQAGKQHVVIVLDEYGQTAGLVAMEDILEEIVGNILDEYDEEEEMLTLSPDGSMLAKGFMDLEDLEESLKISFDKEEYETLNGFLIDQLDRIPAEDEHCVIEYEGYCFTVLSVDNNAIQTVKIEKISKE; encoded by the coding sequence ATGGAAGAAGGCAGTTTGTTTCAGAGAATGAAACAGATTTTTCAAGGAGATGATGAAGAAAAAGAAGCTTTGGGCCAGGAGGCGGCAGAGCTGATACGGAACATTTTCCGGTATATGGATAAGGATGCAAGAGATATCATGACCCACAGGCGTGACATTGTTGCAATAGACGGAGAAGAAACGCTGGAAGAGGCACTGAAATTTATGCTGGAAGAGAGCCATTCCAGGTTTCCAATCTATCAGGAAGATATTGACGGGATCATAGGTACCATGCATCTTAGAGAAGCGATGAGATGCTACTTTAATGAAGAACAGCGGCAAAAGTCAGTGAAAGAACTGAAGGATTACATACGCCCGGTTACATTTATCCCGGAGACAAAGAGTATTGACACACTGTTTAAAGAAATGCAGGCCGGAAAACAGCATGTGGTAATTGTACTGGATGAATACGGACAGACAGCAGGACTTGTTGCCATGGAAGATATTCTGGAAGAGATCGTGGGAAATATTTTAGATGAATATGATGAGGAAGAGGAAATGCTGACCTTAAGTCCCGATGGTTCTATGCTGGCAAAGGGATTTATGGACCTGGAAGATCTGGAAGAAAGTTTAAAAATCAGCTTTGATAAAGAGGAGTATGAGACTTTGAATGGTTTTCTCATCGATCAGCTGGATCGTATACCGGCAGAAGATGAGCACTGTGTGATAGAGTATGAAGGATATTGTTTCACAGTTCTTTCTGTAGACAACAATGCAATTCAGACAGTTAAGATTGAAAAAATATCCAAGGAGTGA
- a CDS encoding YebC/PmpR family DNA-binding transcriptional regulator, which yields MSGHSKFANIKHKKEKNDAAKGKIFTKIGKELAVAVKEGGSADPANNSRLRDVIAKAKANNMPNDTIERNIKKADGDANSANYEHITYEGYGPGGTAIIVEALTDNKNRTASNVKSAFTKGSGNVGTPGCVSFMFDKKGQIIVAKEDYDGDADDLMMQALDAGAEDFAEEEDSYEILTAPDDFSAVRLTLEEAGIVMAQAEVTMIPQTWVELTEEKDIQNIQKTLDLLDDDDDVQDVYHNWDA from the coding sequence ATGTCAGGACATTCAAAGTTTGCCAATATTAAACATAAAAAAGAAAAAAACGATGCGGCAAAAGGAAAGATTTTTACAAAAATCGGTAAGGAGCTGGCGGTAGCCGTTAAAGAGGGCGGAAGCGCCGATCCGGCGAATAACAGCAGACTTCGGGATGTCATTGCAAAGGCGAAAGCGAATAATATGCCTAATGACACGATCGAAAGAAATATCAAGAAAGCAGATGGAGATGCAAACTCTGCCAATTATGAACATATTACATATGAAGGATATGGACCGGGGGGAACGGCGATTATTGTAGAAGCGCTGACAGACAATAAGAATCGTACAGCGTCCAACGTAAAGAGCGCCTTTACAAAGGGAAGCGGAAACGTAGGTACTCCGGGATGTGTTTCCTTTATGTTTGACAAAAAGGGACAGATCATTGTAGCAAAGGAAGATTACGATGGAGATGCAGATGATCTGATGATGCAGGCGCTGGATGCCGGAGCAGAAGATTTTGCAGAAGAGGAAGACAGTTATGAAATCCTGACAGCACCGGATGATTTCAGTGCAGTGCGTCTTACTCTGGAGGAAGCAGGGATTGTCATGGCCCAGGCGGAAGTGACAATGATACCGCAGACATGGGTGGAATTGACAGAGGAAAAGGATATCCAGAATATTCAGAAAACCCTGGACCTTCTGGATGACGATGACGATGTACAGGACGTTTACCATAACTGGGACGCATAG